In Cydia amplana chromosome 13, ilCydAmpl1.1, whole genome shotgun sequence, a single genomic region encodes these proteins:
- the LOC134653415 gene encoding mitochondrial ribonuclease P catalytic subunit isoform X1 produces the protein MISTFFRRSILTHKSYIPYGRQFANKASFLQEQIPETDYFENLKQAIQNHNQNWSEIKQSLLKSPGNLNHKNVDAIMLKLMVNNKILDTAQSFANYLQNEDSLTLGSTNGLLGLYYEIGKTRKLSDAERQFILDTYKILYDKYKILDSTTSEKLLHALCVIDETKKALRVLDEIHYSGVPSHSAYSTLVATLFRINKKAEALALIQRGLNDKRPILYVAYEQWINYIMRKYKTNSTIIKYLDEICVHIARNCLTLDVDTSKKLAETYSSLGWKAQFSTISRHSGLCECCNETLKCLKVTSDEFQELQKNVKEKLIVGSDLFLKTSPEELQRFLSFVEKTAPYDIVLDGLNIALAVGSPDNRLRATFLKAVVDHFKRQNKKILLLGRKHMLKWPKQPLEYLKNNTSYFFTDNLSQDDPYFITAAILSGPHTDIVSKDLLRGHMFNLKHEDLRHIFRRWQWQHQWMVFASRGRPQIMAPVKFTPFAQRADAGWHLPYDKEDPRSTGQVNLGLPNLTNWLCLKSNVVSK, from the exons ATGATTTCTACGTTTTTTCGGCGGTCTATTTTGACTCATAAATCCT ATATTCCTTATGGCAGACAATTCGCAAATAAGGCAAGCTTCTTGCAAGAGCAAATCCCTGAAACAGactattttgaaaatttgaaacaaGCTATACAGAACCACAATCAAAACTGGTCAGAAATAAAACAGTCTTTATTGAAGTCCCCAGgaaatttaaatcataaaaatgtGGATGCTATTATGTTAAAATTAATGGTGAACAATAAAATACTTGATACAGCCCAATCTTTtgctaattatttacaaaatgaaGATTCACTTACTTTAGGTTCAACCAATGGCTTATTAGGTCTTTATTATGAAATtggaaaaacaagaaaattgtctGATGCAGAGAGACAATTTATATTGGATACTTATAAGATACTGTATGATAAATACAAGATTTTAGATTCTACCACAAGTGAGAAACTGTTACATGCTCTCTGTGTTATTGATGAAACAAAAAAAGCCTTAAGGGTGTTGGATGAAATTCATTACAGCGGGGTCCCCAGTCATTCCGCATATAGTACTCTGGTGGCTACACTATTTAGAATTAACAAGAAAGCTGAAGCATTGGCCCTAATACAAAGAGGTTTAAATGATAAGAGACCAATACTTTATGTTGCATATGAGCAATGGATTAATTACATAATGAGGAAGTATAAAACAAACAGTACCATTATTAAGTATTTGGATGAAATCTGTGTACATATTGCTAGAAACTGTTTAACATTGGATGTTGATACATCAAAAAAATTAGCAGAAACATATTCTTCATTGGGCTGGAAAGCTCAGTTTTCAACTATAAGCCGACACAG TGGCCTCTGTGAGTGCTGCAATGAGacattaaaatgtttaaaagtaACATCAGACGAGTTTCAAGAACTTCAAAAGAATGTGAAAGAAAAGCTGATAGTTGGGTCCGACTTGTTCCTAAAAACGTCCCCAGAAGAATTGCAGAGATTTTTAAGCTTTGTTGAAAAGACGGCCCCTTATGATATAGTCCTGGATGGATTAAATATAGCTTTAGCTGTTGGGTCACCGGATAACAGACTAAGAGCTACTTTTTTGAAGGCAGTTGTTGATCATTTTAAAAGGcaaaataagaaaatacttTTATTAGGAAGAAAGCATATGCTGAAATGGCCTAAGCAACCTTTAgagtacttgaaaaataataCTAGTTACTTCTTTACTGATAAttt ATCACAAGATGACCCATACTTCATCACAGCTGCCATCCTAAGTGGGCCCCACACAGATATAGTCTCAAAAGACCTGCTCCGAGGCCATATGTTTAACTTGAAACATGAAGACCTCAGACACATATTCAGGAGGTGGCAGTGGCAGCATCAGTGGATGGTGTTTGCCAGTCGGGGAAGACCTCAAATAATG
- the LOC134653415 gene encoding mitochondrial ribonuclease P catalytic subunit isoform X2, with translation MISTFFRRSILTHKSYIPYGRQFANKASFLQEQIPETDYFENLKQAIQNHNQNWSEIKQSLLKSPGNLNHKNVDAIMLKLMVNNKILDTAQSFANYLQNEDSLTLGSTNGLLGLYYEIGKTRKLSDAERQFILDTYKILYDKYKILDSTTSEKLLHALCVIDETKKALRVLDEIHYSGVPSHSAYSTLVATLFRINKKAEALALIQRGLNDKRPILYVAYEQWINYIMRKYKTNSTIIKYLDEICVHIARNCLTLDVDTSKKLAETYSSLGWKAQFSTISRHSGLCECCNETLKCLKVTSDEFQELQKNVKEKLIVGSDLFLKTSPEELQRFLSFVEKTAPYDIVLDGLNIALAVGSPDNRLRATFLKAVVDHFKRQNKKILLLGRKHMLKWPKQPLEYLKNNTSYFFTDNLSQDDPYFITAAILSGPHTDIVSKDLLRGHMFNLKHEDLRHIFRRWQWQHQWMVFASRGRPQIMAPVKGPA, from the exons ATGATTTCTACGTTTTTTCGGCGGTCTATTTTGACTCATAAATCCT ATATTCCTTATGGCAGACAATTCGCAAATAAGGCAAGCTTCTTGCAAGAGCAAATCCCTGAAACAGactattttgaaaatttgaaacaaGCTATACAGAACCACAATCAAAACTGGTCAGAAATAAAACAGTCTTTATTGAAGTCCCCAGgaaatttaaatcataaaaatgtGGATGCTATTATGTTAAAATTAATGGTGAACAATAAAATACTTGATACAGCCCAATCTTTtgctaattatttacaaaatgaaGATTCACTTACTTTAGGTTCAACCAATGGCTTATTAGGTCTTTATTATGAAATtggaaaaacaagaaaattgtctGATGCAGAGAGACAATTTATATTGGATACTTATAAGATACTGTATGATAAATACAAGATTTTAGATTCTACCACAAGTGAGAAACTGTTACATGCTCTCTGTGTTATTGATGAAACAAAAAAAGCCTTAAGGGTGTTGGATGAAATTCATTACAGCGGGGTCCCCAGTCATTCCGCATATAGTACTCTGGTGGCTACACTATTTAGAATTAACAAGAAAGCTGAAGCATTGGCCCTAATACAAAGAGGTTTAAATGATAAGAGACCAATACTTTATGTTGCATATGAGCAATGGATTAATTACATAATGAGGAAGTATAAAACAAACAGTACCATTATTAAGTATTTGGATGAAATCTGTGTACATATTGCTAGAAACTGTTTAACATTGGATGTTGATACATCAAAAAAATTAGCAGAAACATATTCTTCATTGGGCTGGAAAGCTCAGTTTTCAACTATAAGCCGACACAG TGGCCTCTGTGAGTGCTGCAATGAGacattaaaatgtttaaaagtaACATCAGACGAGTTTCAAGAACTTCAAAAGAATGTGAAAGAAAAGCTGATAGTTGGGTCCGACTTGTTCCTAAAAACGTCCCCAGAAGAATTGCAGAGATTTTTAAGCTTTGTTGAAAAGACGGCCCCTTATGATATAGTCCTGGATGGATTAAATATAGCTTTAGCTGTTGGGTCACCGGATAACAGACTAAGAGCTACTTTTTTGAAGGCAGTTGTTGATCATTTTAAAAGGcaaaataagaaaatacttTTATTAGGAAGAAAGCATATGCTGAAATGGCCTAAGCAACCTTTAgagtacttgaaaaataataCTAGTTACTTCTTTACTGATAAttt ATCACAAGATGACCCATACTTCATCACAGCTGCCATCCTAAGTGGGCCCCACACAGATATAGTCTCAAAAGACCTGCTCCGAGGCCATATGTTTAACTTGAAACATGAAGACCTCAGACACATATTCAGGAGGTGGCAGTGGCAGCATCAGTGGATGGTGTTTGCCAGTCGGGGAAGACCTCAAATAATG
- the LOC134653393 gene encoding protein crooked neck translates to MEGKATKMPKVAKVKNKAPAEIQITAEQLLREAKERDLEILPPPPKQKISDPEELRDYQHRKRKAFEDNIRKNRLVIGNWLKYAQWEESQKQVQRARSIYERALDVDHRNVTLWLKYTEMEMRNRQVNHARNLWDRAVTILPRVSQFWYKYTYMEEMLENVAGARQVFERWMEWQPDEQAWQTYINFELRYKELERARQIYERFVMVHPDVKNWIKYAKFEENHGFINGSRKVFERAVEFFGDEDLDERLFIAFAKFEENQKEHDRARVIYKYALDHIPKDRNKELYKAYTIHEKKYGDRSGIEDVIVNKRKYMYEQEVIENPTNYDAWFDYIRLVENEGNVDDIRDTYERAIANVPPSKDKQFWRRYIYLWINYALYEELEAEDVERTRQVYRTCLELIPHKIFTFSKIWLMYAQFEVRCKDLKQARKTLGMALGMCPRDKLYRGYIDLEIQLREFDRCRILYQKFLEYGPENCITWMKFAELETLLGDIDRARAIYEIAVGQQRLDMPELLWKSFIDFEVAQGETERARQLYERLLDRTVHVKVWLSYAKFELNAENADNINVELARRVYERANDSLRNLGEKEARVLLLEAWKDFETEIGEDTKLDKVLAKMPRRVKKRQKIVSDDGVEEGWEEVFDYIFPEDEMVRPNLKLLAAAKQWRKQKEVPEIAAAPETQEAQEKPEQEQEEPQTNVDNDSDDSSSSSDSDSKS, encoded by the exons ATGGAGGGAAAAGCTACTAAAATGCCCAAAGTGGCAAAG GTTAAAAACAAAGCGCCAGCAGAGATTCAAATCACTGCTGAGCAACTTCTCCGCGAAGCAAAGGAAAGAGATTTGGAAATATTGCCACCTCCACCTAAACAAAAAATCTCTGATCCAGAGGAGTTGAGGGATTATCAGCACCGTAAAAGGAAGGCATTTGAAGACAACATCAGGAAGAATAGACTT gTTATAGGAAACTGGCTTAAATATGCTCAATGGGAGGAATCTCAAAAACAAGTGCAAAGGGCACGCTCCATATATGAACGAGCCCTCGATGTGGATCACAGAAATGTTACCCTATG GTTGAAGTACACAGAAATGGAAATGAGAAACAGACAAGTGAATCATGCTCGTAACTTGTGGGACAGAGCAGTCACCATACTACCCAGGGTCTCCCAGTTTTGGTACAAATACACTTATATGGAAGAGATGTTGGAAAATGTGGCAGGAGCTCGGCAA GTATTTGAAAGGTGGATGGAATGGCAACCCGATGAACAAGCTTGGCAAACCTACATCAACTTTGAATTAAGGTACAAAGAACTTGAAAGAGCTAGACAAATATATGAAAGATTTGTCATGGTTCATCCTGATGTGAAAAACTGGATTAAGTATGCTAAATTTGAAGAAAACCATGGCTTTATCAATGGCTCTAGAAAAGTGTTTGAAAGAGCTGTTGAATTCTTTGGTGATGAAGATTTGGACGAGCGATTATTCATAGCATTTGCAAAGTTCGAGGAGAATCAGAAAGAACATGACAGAGCCAGGGTCATTTACAAATATGCTCTGGATCACATCCCAAAAGATAGAAACAAGGAGTTATACAAAGCATATACTATACATGAGAAAAAATATGGAGACAGATCGGGCATTGAAGATGTCATAGTAAACAAGAGAAAGTACATGTATGAACAAGAAGTTATTGAAAATCCAACTAATTATGATGCTTGGTTTGATTACATCAGACTCGTTGAGAATGAAGGAAATGTTGATGACATAAGAGACACGTATGAAAGAGCTATAGCTAATGTACCTCCTTCCAAGGATAAACAATTTTGGAGACGCTACATTTACCTTTGGATAAATTATGCTTTGTATGAAGAATTAGAGGCAGAAGATGTTGAACGCACTAGGCAGGTCTACAGAACTTGCTTGGAATTGATACCACATAAAATATTCACATTTTCCAAAATTTGGCTTATGTACGCTCAGTTTGAGGTGAGATGTAAAGACTTGAAACAGGCAAGGAAGACATTAGGTATGGCTTTAGGAATGTGCCCAAGAGATAAGTTGTACAGGGGTTACATAGATTTAGAGATACAGCTGAGAGAGTTTGACAGATGTAGGATATTGTATCAAAAATTCTTAGAATATGGCCCTGAAAACTGTATTACTTGGATGAAGTTTGCAGAATTGGAAACACTTCTGGGAGACATAGACAGAGCTAGGGCTATTTATGAGATTGCAGTTGGGCAGCAAAGACTAGATATGCCTGAATTGCTTTGGAAGAGTTTTATTGACTTTGAAGTAGCTCAAGGAGAGACTGAAAGAGCTAGACAACTTTATGAGAGATTGCTGGACAGAACGGTCCATGTTAAAGTCTGGCTTTCTTATGCTAAGTTTGAGCTGAATGCAGAAAACGCTGATAACATCAATGTGGAATTGGCTAGGCGGGTGTATGAGCGGGCCAATGACAGCCTACGAAACCTTGGAGAAAAGGAAGCAAGGGTTCTCCTCCTAGAAGCTTGGAAAGACTTTGAGACCGAGATTGGTGAAGATACTAAACTAGATAAGGTGTTGGCTAAAATGCCCAGGAGAGTTAAGAAGAGGCAGAAGATTGTTAGTGATGACGGTGTAGAGGAAGGGTGGGAAGAAGTGTTTGATTACATATTCCCTGAAGATGAAATGGTTAGGCCCAATCTTAAGCTCCTTGCTGCTGCTAAACAATGGCGTAAACAAAAGGAAGTGCCAGAAATAGCTGCTGCTCCCGAGACACAGGAGGCTCAGGAGAAACCAGAACAAGAACAAGAGGAGCCACAAACAAATGTTGACAATGATTCTGAtgacagcagcagcagcagtgaTAGTGATTCCAAATCATGA
- the LOC134653394 gene encoding N-alpha-acetyltransferase 20, which produces MTTIRPFTCEDMLKFNNVNLDPLTETYGLSFYTQYLAHWPEYFQVAESPSGEIMGYIMGKAEGLGENWHGHVTALTVSPDYRRLGLAATLMSILEDVSEKKKAYFVDLFVRVSNKVAINMYKNLGYIVYRTVLEYYSGDPDEDAYDMRKACSRDVNKTSVIPLAHPVRPEDVD; this is translated from the exons ATGACTACAATCAGACCATTTACATGTGAAGAtatgttaaaatttaataatgt GAACTTGGATCCTTTGACCGAAACCTATGGTTTATCGTTCTATACTCAATACTTGGCTCATTGGCCAGAGTATTTCCAAGTCGCAGAATCACCCAGTGGGGAAATAATGGGATACA TTATGGGAAAAGCTGAGGGCCTTGGTGAGAACTGGCATGGACACGTTACTGCATTGACTGTCAGCCCTGATTACAGAAGGCTTGGGCTAGCAGCTACTTTGATGAGTATTTTAGAAGATGTGTCAGAAAA GAAAAAGGCATATTTTGTGGACTTATTTGTAAGAGTGAGCAACAAAGTAGCCATCAACATGTATAAGAACTTGGGCTACATTGTCTATAGGACTGTATTAGAATACTATTCTGGGGATCCAGATGAAGATGCCTATg ACATGAGAAAAGCCTGTTCGAGAGATGTGAATAAGACTTCTGTTATACCTTTAGCTCATCCCGTTAGACCTGAAGATGTGGattga